The sequence below is a genomic window from Dyadobacter chenwenxiniae.
TTGTTTTACCCAAAATTACCACCAGAACCAGAATGGCAGTGGGCACTGCATATTCAACCAGCAACCCCGGATTGATCAGCATACCAACCGATATAAAGAATACCGCTCCGAAAAGGTCTTTCAATGGCTTCAATAAATGTTCGATCTTCTCCGCATGCGTGGTTTCCGCAAGAATGGAACCCATAATAAATGCGCCCAAAGCAGCCGAAAAACCGGCTTGTGTCACCAGAAAAACCATTCCAAAGCATAACGCAACCGATGTGATGAGCACGCTTTCATCATTCATCAATTTCCTGTAACGGCGAAGTAATGTTGGGAAGACGAATATGCCGCCTAAAAACCAGAGCGTCAGGAAGAAGAATAGTTTTAGAATGGATTGCAGCAGCTCCATCCCAGCAAATTGCTGACTGATGGATAATGTTGAAAGCAAAACCATTAACAAAACGGCGGTAAGGTCTTCAATAACCAGAATGCCCAATACGACACGCGTGAATTTCTGCGTTTTTAGGCCTAGTTCATCAAATGCACGAAATATAATGGTGGTGGAGGAGATCGCGATGATCCCTCCCAGAAAAAGACTATCCGTTTTGCTCCAACCTAGTAACTGCCCCGTTACGAAACCTGTTGCGAGCATCATTCCCACTTCAAACAAACCCGTTATCGCAGCCGTGTTTCCGACTTTAACCAGTTTTTTAAAACTAAATTCGAGACCTAAGTTGAAAAGCAAGAAAATAACACCGATCTCAGCCCATATTTCAATGGTTTTAATGTCGGTAATGGTGGGGAAAAGGTTGAAATTCGGTCCTACAAGTAATCCGGCCAGTATATAACCTAACACGATGGGCTGTTTCAATTTCTTGAAAATAAGGGTAATGATACCCGCCATCGTGAGTATTAGTGAAAGGTCAACAATTAATTGTGGAACGTGCGTCATATCGTTGGGCTAAGCGGCTAATTTCTTTCGGGATCAATAAAATACAAAAAGCCTTTGACGAATCAAAGGCTTTCGAGGGGCAATCGTATAAAAAGGGGCTTTATGGCATTAACCTACGCTGCCTTCCAGACTGATTTCCAGTAATTTCTGCGCTTCCACAGCAAACTCCATCGGAAGCTGGTTCAACACCTCTTTTGCATAACCATTAACAATCAAAGCAACCGCTTGCTCCGTTGGGATTCCGCGTTGGTTGCAATAGAAAAGAATGTCTTCACCAATTTTTGAAGTCGTAGCTTCGTGCTCGACAGTTGCGGAAGGATTGCTCACTTCAATGTACGGGAAAGTGTGCGCTCCGCATTTGTCACCTAATAAAAGGGAATCACATTGGGAGAAATTCCTCGCTTTTTCTGCTTTCTTGAAAACCTGAACGAGTCCTCTGTATGAGTTCTGGCTTTTGCCAGCTGAAATTCCTTTCGAAACTATGCGGCTCTTCGTATTTTTCCCGATATGGATCATTTTCGTGCCCGTATCAGCCTGTTGCATGTTATTTGTAACAGCAACTGAATAAAATTCGCCAATTGAATTATCACCTTTCAGGATAACCGAAGGATATTTCCAGGTTATCGCCGAACCGGTTTCAACTTGCGTCCAGGATATTTTCGAACCTGCGCCATCGCAAAGACCGCGTTTGGTTACGAAATTGTAAATCCCTCCTTTGCCGTCCTTATCACCAGGATACCAGTTTTGAACAGTTGAATATTTGACATTCGCATTCTCGTGCGCGAAAATTTCTACAACCGCAGCGTGCAATTGGTTTTCGTCACGCATCGGTGCTGTGCAACCTTCCAGGTAACTCACGTGACTATCAGCGTCACCGATAATCAATGTACGCTCAAATTGGCCTGTTCCGGCTGCATTGATACGGAAATAAGTGGAAAGCTCCATCGGGCAACGAACGCCTTTTGGAATATATACAAAAGAACCGTCTGAGAAAACAGCGGAATTCAATGCGGCATAATAATTGTCTTTTGGCGGAACAACCGACCCCAAATACTTTTTAACCAATTCAGGATGTTCACGAATGGCTTCACTGATAGAGCAAAAGATAATTCCTTTTTCTTTCAGCGATCCTTTAAAAGTCGTAAAAACCGATTCGGAATCCATTACGGCATCGACAGCGATGGAAACACCTGAAAGTCTTTTTTGCTCATTGAGGGAAATTCCCAGGCGCTCAAAAGTGTCGCGCAATTCCGGATCAATGTCGTCCAGACTGTCAACCTGCTTTTTCTTTTTAGGCGCCGAATAATATTTTATTCCCTGAAAATCGATTTTTGGATAATGAACATTTGGCCACTTGGGTTCAGCCATTGTCAGCCACAAATGATAAGCTTTCAAACGCCACGCAAGCATCCATTCCGGTTCATTTTTTTTGGCTGAGATAAACCTGACAATATCATCATTCAGCCCCATAGGAGCCTCATCTGCCTCAATATCAGTTACAAAACCATATTTGTATTCCGAACTGGTGATTTCCTCCAACAATTCATCTTCTTTGCTCATAGTCTAATTATTATCACACTGTGTTTCGTATTACAGTAACACAGAGAACGGGGATTGAGTTTATTGAGAACATCAAAAATACACAAAAATGCGGATTTACAGGTAAGCCCCCGTTGAAAGATAGTTCTTCACATAGTCGTCAATTCCGTCTTCCAATGAAGTAAACGGACGTGTAAAACCGATAGAGCGAAGTTTGCTCATGTTGGCCTGCGTGAAATACTGATATTTATCACGAATATCTTCCGGCGTATCAATATACGAAATGTCTGCCGGCTTGCCCATCGCATTAAATGTGCTTGTTACCAGGTCTTTGAATGTCCGTGCGCGGCCGCTTCCGAGGTTGTATATACCCGAGTTTTTACGGTGATGCATAAAGAAAATGCAAACGTCGATCAGGTCTTTTACATAAATAAAATCGCGCATCTGCTCGCCATCCTGGAAATCAGGGTTATGCGATCGGAAGAGCTTCATTTTCTCCGTTTTATTGATTTGGTTGAAGGCATGCATGACCACAGAAGCCATTCTGCCCTTGTGATATTCGTTCGGGCCATAAACATTGAAAAACTTCAATCCTGCCCAGAAAAACGGCTTTTTCTCTTGCTGCAATGCCCAGATATCAAACTCATTCTTGGAATCACCGTACGGATTGAGCGGTTTTAGCTGCGATAATGTGGATTCATTGTCATCGTAACCGTGTTCGCCAAGCCCGTAAGTGGCTGCGGATGATGCATATACGAGCGGAATTTGGTAGGCAATGCACTTCTCCCAGATCTGTTTGGAATAGCTGACATTAAGCTCGTCAAAAATTTCTTTGTCGAATTCGGTTGTGTCTGTACGGGCGCCTATGTGGAAGATAAATTCGACATCGCGGTTGTTATTGTCGAGCCAGTTGAAGAGCTCAACCCTTTCTACTTTTTCCTGAATTGTTTTCCCTTCAAGGTTTTCTGCTTTCTCGATTTTGGAAAAATCATCTACTGCAATAATGCTTTTGAAACCGTCCTGATTTAAGCGGCTAATAAGCCCGCTGCCAATGAATCCGGCTGCACCTGTTACGATAATCATGAGAGAGATTATATTTTGAATGATAGCATTTTTTTTGTTATCCTCTTGTTAAACTGCAAAACTACGGATACAAGATGTAATTTTGTACCCTATTTATCAAGGAGGAGAAGATTTATGATTTACGTAACCAGAAAAGAGCATTTCAATGCAGCCCACCGGCTTTTTAATCCGGCCTGGTCTGATGAAAAAAACCAGGAAGTATTTGGCCCGTGTGCCAACAACAACTGGCATGGACACAATTTTGAGCTGATTGTTACGGTAAAAGGAAAACCGGATCCGGACACGGGATTTGTCATTGATCTGAAAGTGCTGGGCGATATAGTGAAGGAAAAAGTGGTGGATAAAGTGGACCATAAAAATCTCAATCTGGACGTTGATTTTATGCACGGCAAAATGGCTTCCTGCGAAATATTTGTAACCGAAATATGGAATATCCTTGCACCAGCCATTGCAGAAGCATCCCCGAATTCTAAGCTGCATTACATTAAGCTGGTTGAAACGCCGAAGAATTTTGTAGAGTATTACGGCGAATAAGCGCCAACTGACTAGTCGAGATGAAATATTACCTCATTGCAGGAGAGCGTTCGGGAGATTTGCACGGCTCCAACCTCATCGGCGGAATCCGTGAGAATGATCCCCATGCGCAGTTTCGTGGCTGGGGAGGTGATATGATGGCGGGCGCAGGCATGGACCCGGTTACGCATTATAAGGACACAGCCTTTATGGGTTTCCTGGAAGTGGCCCTTAACCTGCACAAAATTTCAGGTTTTCTCAAAAAATGCAAAGCGGATATTCTTGAATACAAGCCCGACGCGCTGATTTTGATCGATTACCCGGGTTTTAACTTACGTATAGCGTCTTTTGCAAAGTCAAAAGGCTTGAAAGTGTTTTACTACATTTCCCCCAAAGTCTGGGCCTGGAATCAAAAACGCGCATTAAAGATCAAGCGGAATGTAGATCACATGTTCGTGATCTTTCCATTTGAAATCGATTTTTACAAGAAGTTCGATTACAAAGTGGATTACGTGGGCAATCCGCTCATGGACGCCATTGCAGCTTTCAAACCCGATCCTGAGTTCAAGCAAAAGAACAACCTCAGATCCGACAAGCCCATAATAGCGTTACTTCCAGGCAGTCGCCAACAGGAAATTATAGGCATGCTGGACATTATGCTAACTGTCCAGCCACATTTCCCTGGTCATCAGTTTGTGATCGCAGGCGTTAGTAACCTGCCAAAAACCTTATACGAAAAGTACATTGCAGCGCATAATGCAATCATTGTCTACGAATCAACTTACGATTTGCTAAACATTGCCGACGCTGCATTGGTAACATCGGGGACAGCTACATTAGAAACAGCACTGTTCAGTGTTCCCGAAGTGGTCTGCTATAAAACGAGCGCATTTTCCTACGCCATCGCCAAACGCCTCATCCGCGTTCCGTTCATTTCACTGGTTAATCTTATTTTGGAGAAAGAAGCGGTTAGGGAGTTGATTCAAGATGGTTTGAATGAGGATTTATTGGTTGCAGAGTTAAGACAAATCCTGCCTGACGGAGCAAAGCATGAGCAGCA
It includes:
- a CDS encoding 6-pyruvoyl trahydropterin synthase family protein; this translates as MIYVTRKEHFNAAHRLFNPAWSDEKNQEVFGPCANNNWHGHNFELIVTVKGKPDPDTGFVIDLKVLGDIVKEKVVDKVDHKNLNLDVDFMHGKMASCEIFVTEIWNILAPAIAEASPNSKLHYIKLVETPKNFVEYYGE
- the lpxB gene encoding lipid-A-disaccharide synthase, which produces MKYYLIAGERSGDLHGSNLIGGIRENDPHAQFRGWGGDMMAGAGMDPVTHYKDTAFMGFLEVALNLHKISGFLKKCKADILEYKPDALILIDYPGFNLRIASFAKSKGLKVFYYISPKVWAWNQKRALKIKRNVDHMFVIFPFEIDFYKKFDYKVDYVGNPLMDAIAAFKPDPEFKQKNNLRSDKPIIALLPGSRQQEIIGMLDIMLTVQPHFPGHQFVIAGVSNLPKTLYEKYIAAHNAIIVYESTYDLLNIADAALVTSGTATLETALFSVPEVVCYKTSAFSYAIAKRLIRVPFISLVNLILEKEAVRELIQDGLNEDLLVAELRQILPDGAKHEQQMSNYETLKSLVGGPGASERAGGLIVDYLK
- the rfaD gene encoding ADP-glyceromanno-heptose 6-epimerase — translated: MIIVTGAAGFIGSGLISRLNQDGFKSIIAVDDFSKIEKAENLEGKTIQEKVERVELFNWLDNNNRDVEFIFHIGARTDTTEFDKEIFDELNVSYSKQIWEKCIAYQIPLVYASSAATYGLGEHGYDDNESTLSQLKPLNPYGDSKNEFDIWALQQEKKPFFWAGLKFFNVYGPNEYHKGRMASVVMHAFNQINKTEKMKLFRSHNPDFQDGEQMRDFIYVKDLIDVCIFFMHHRKNSGIYNLGSGRARTFKDLVTSTFNAMGKPADISYIDTPEDIRDKYQYFTQANMSKLRSIGFTRPFTSLEDGIDDYVKNYLSTGAYL
- the sufB gene encoding Fe-S cluster assembly protein SufB gives rise to the protein MSKEDELLEEITSSEYKYGFVTDIEADEAPMGLNDDIVRFISAKKNEPEWMLAWRLKAYHLWLTMAEPKWPNVHYPKIDFQGIKYYSAPKKKKQVDSLDDIDPELRDTFERLGISLNEQKRLSGVSIAVDAVMDSESVFTTFKGSLKEKGIIFCSISEAIREHPELVKKYLGSVVPPKDNYYAALNSAVFSDGSFVYIPKGVRCPMELSTYFRINAAGTGQFERTLIIGDADSHVSYLEGCTAPMRDENQLHAAVVEIFAHENANVKYSTVQNWYPGDKDGKGGIYNFVTKRGLCDGAGSKISWTQVETGSAITWKYPSVILKGDNSIGEFYSVAVTNNMQQADTGTKMIHIGKNTKSRIVSKGISAGKSQNSYRGLVQVFKKAEKARNFSQCDSLLLGDKCGAHTFPYIEVSNPSATVEHEATTSKIGEDILFYCNQRGIPTEQAVALIVNGYAKEVLNQLPMEFAVEAQKLLEISLEGSVG